A single Tachypleus tridentatus isolate NWPU-2018 chromosome 9, ASM421037v1, whole genome shotgun sequence DNA region contains:
- the LOC143227137 gene encoding glutamate--cysteine ligase catalytic subunit-like, with amino-acid sequence MKKRRKEVLAALEDDETYLTVGMFPRLGVPAFTEPVYKPTPESGITMSLFVPDELICQNNPIYKATFISLEKRRGKRANVNIPIFKDRNTPDPFTENLEALGGDVQFGVEAKPNHVYEDCSVIGQASCTLQTTIQASCLEDSKFVHDQLCVLAPIMMALSASSPVRRGYLTDHDCRWQAMAESFDDRTRREINHPETLDYKIPNHSRWESNFLYFSSGNSMKNFPGDKTFTDINFI; translated from the coding sequence atgaaaaaaagaaggaaagaaGTGTTAGCAGCTTTAGAAGATGATGAAACTTACTTAACTGTAGGGATGTTTCCGCGGCTTGGTGTTCCGGCATTTACTGAACCAGTTTATAAGCCAACACCAGAATCAGGTATCACTATGTCACTCTTTGTTCCAGATGAATTGATCTGTCAGAATAACCCAATATATAAAGCTACCtttatttctcttgaaaaaagaagaggaaAGCGAGCGAATGTTAATATTCCAATATTTAAAGACAGAAACACACCTGACCCTTTCACTGAAAATCTAGAAGCACTTGGAGGTGATGTTCAGTTTGGAGTTGAAGCTAAACCAAACCATGTTTATGAAGATTGTTCAGTGATTGGACAAGCCAGTTGTACTTTACAGACTACAATACAAGCCTCCTGTTTGGAAGATTCCAAGTTTGTGCACGATCAGCTGTGTGTCTTAGCTCCAATAATGATGGCTTTAAGTGCATCTTCTCCAGTAAGAAGAGGTTATCTCACAGACCATGACTGTCGATGGCAAGCAATGGCTGAAAGTTTTGATGACCGAACAAGAAGAGAAATAAATCATCCCGAAACATTAGACTATAAAATTCCTAACCATTCTCGTTGGGAATCGAACTTCTTATATTTCTCATCAG